One genomic region from Deltaproteobacteria bacterium encodes:
- the bamD gene encoding outer membrane protein assembly factor BamD produces MPRRTQLLTMLMCILAVITSACSEKEFDPNDPQKSFGIAKEPYDDENFEIAVQRLGEFKARFPYSKFATEAELLIANAQFELGHYTEAALDYEQFVKLHPHHPQVDFAYFRIGESYWEDAPSEIDREQEFTQKAISEWEELIARMPDSNYAKKARDLVAKGKRRIAESILFVARFYCKQEIYHACAFVSVQLADEFGEYGDLRVEALTLAIKALDQVALAKTKAPDSDKNLYFKSMTAAEIRARSDNFKRLLADYKTSLGKSK; encoded by the coding sequence ATGCCGCGCAGAACCCAGCTGCTAACCATGTTAATGTGTATTTTAGCAGTAATCACGAGTGCTTGCTCCGAAAAGGAATTCGATCCTAACGATCCGCAAAAATCGTTCGGCATTGCCAAGGAGCCTTACGATGACGAGAACTTCGAGATAGCGGTCCAGCGCCTCGGAGAATTCAAGGCGCGATTTCCCTACAGTAAATTTGCCACTGAGGCGGAGCTCCTGATCGCTAACGCTCAATTTGAACTCGGTCACTACACCGAGGCGGCTCTCGATTATGAGCAGTTCGTTAAGTTGCACCCTCATCATCCGCAGGTAGATTTTGCCTACTTCCGGATCGGCGAGAGTTACTGGGAAGACGCGCCTAGTGAGATCGACCGTGAACAGGAGTTTACGCAAAAGGCGATCTCCGAGTGGGAAGAGCTGATCGCACGGATGCCCGACAGCAATTACGCCAAGAAGGCACGTGACCTTGTGGCTAAAGGTAAAAGGCGTATCGCTGAGAGTATTCTGTTTGTCGCGCGATTTTACTGCAAACAGGAGATTTATCACGCCTGCGCCTTTGTCAGTGTGCAGCTGGCAGATGAATTCGGCGAATACGGGGACTTGCGGGTTGAGGCTCTGACCCTGGCGATCAAGGCCCTTGATCAAGTGGCTCTGGCCAAGACTAAGGCGCCCGATAGCGACAAAAATCTTTATTTCAAATCGATGACAGCTGCCGAAATCAGGGCGCGGTCTGATAACTTTAAGCGCCTACTCGCCGACTATAAGACGAGCCTAGGTAAAAGTAAGTAA
- a CDS encoding energy transducer TonB, whose protein sequence is MKSPLTLQRENGKGLAAGHGRRNYWLVLLAILLISLLIHLLSVIKLGGHGRSRPRVASAPSSSVKIRVVEKPRRRTKTAPDTEPTKPILETPQTPTAPPTQSSYLGSTNHQTLKETRVNTKLKRERAADAGNKGRPDAGSPKSKETPHEPTPNEKPQTAQDPSTSQIQPQLGSLAVGSYRRKPRNAYEALLPSGPADLAGQMNAGFQDYVDERIAEGERIDINTSEYRYIGYFTSMRKAIELVWNYPMDAARKGEQGEVGLEFVIAKDGHVSHVKLLRSSGFALLDQAIIQAIKLASPFSPLPNGIGKNRLVVTGSFRYVLNGL, encoded by the coding sequence ATGAAGAGTCCCCTGACATTGCAACGAGAAAACGGTAAGGGCCTAGCCGCCGGCCACGGCCGCCGTAACTATTGGCTGGTGCTACTTGCGATCCTGCTGATCTCGCTGCTGATCCACCTGCTGTCCGTCATCAAGCTTGGAGGACATGGTCGTTCGCGCCCACGCGTGGCATCCGCCCCGTCCAGCTCCGTCAAGATCCGGGTGGTTGAGAAACCGCGGCGCCGCACCAAAACGGCACCTGACACCGAGCCGACGAAGCCGATTTTGGAGACACCGCAAACCCCAACGGCGCCCCCCACACAGTCCTCCTACCTAGGGTCGACGAATCATCAGACGCTAAAGGAGACCCGCGTCAACACGAAGCTCAAGCGTGAGCGAGCGGCCGATGCCGGCAATAAAGGCAGGCCCGATGCGGGCTCCCCTAAATCCAAAGAGACACCGCACGAGCCCACGCCGAACGAGAAACCGCAGACAGCCCAAGACCCAAGTACGAGTCAGATCCAACCTCAACTCGGCTCACTGGCAGTGGGGAGCTATCGTCGCAAGCCTCGTAACGCCTATGAGGCCTTACTACCCAGCGGACCAGCCGATCTTGCCGGCCAGATGAATGCCGGCTTTCAAGACTATGTCGATGAGCGCATTGCTGAGGGTGAGCGTATCGATATCAACACCTCTGAATATCGTTACATTGGCTATTTTACGAGTATGCGCAAAGCGATTGAGCTGGTCTGGAACTACCCCATGGATGCCGCCCGTAAGGGCGAACAGGGGGAAGTCGGTCTAGAGTTCGTCATCGCCAAAGACGGTCACGTGAGCCACGTGAAGTTGCTCCGATCTTCCGGGTTCGCTCTTCTGGACCAAGCCATCATCCAGGCCATCAAGCTAGCCTCCCCCTTTTCCCCTCTGCCAAACGGTATAGGTAAGAACCGACTCGTGGTCACAGGGTCGTTCCGCTACGTCTTGAACGGACTTTAA
- a CDS encoding LysM peptidoglycan-binding domain-containing protein gives MKDHQSLMAWRNIVYPYGLFALMELSGCASLATDPDFVGPPASYALIEHAAFAAESDDASDEAAAGSATESAVDTFAQSLATPTDDQDHEDFADLEAPDDEEAEEESMGAAEPADADLEVAEEVAEVDELEDGFCSDDIYAQYLMDRYRSDNDGKPTLTAAPKSSSPRRSARSRRRRHDDLRYYRNHSRFAALAYAHSVMVGPTSPYMGAIPIVVNDKVDFWIHYFKTSGRGMFMRWLVRGESIKPLVQPILQDSGVPMEFFYLAMIESGLSNSANSRARAMGTWQFMRGTAKLYGLKINHWVDERRDPLKSTVAAARYLKELYSDLGDWYLAMAAYNAGPGRVRRAMRLSGSSDFWKLCETRDLAKETKEYVPKVLAAVLLAADPEAHGFNVQATEAPEVADATVIIKKPVRLDELAGRLGVSLKTLRSWNPELLRNMTPPAHGGYVLRLSSNYLDRYQQLAPRLAEASVQGLGVHTVRSGDTFSQIAHKYGIEVRQLMELNPEVAANRLKPGSSIVVPAAATASTSIRASRSGVL, from the coding sequence ATGAAGGATCACCAAAGCTTGATGGCTTGGCGCAACATCGTTTATCCCTACGGCCTATTTGCTCTGATGGAGTTGAGTGGATGTGCCTCCCTTGCGACCGATCCCGACTTTGTCGGTCCGCCAGCATCTTATGCTCTCATTGAGCACGCCGCTTTTGCTGCAGAGAGCGACGATGCCAGTGACGAAGCCGCCGCGGGTAGTGCGACGGAGTCTGCCGTGGACACGTTCGCGCAGTCATTGGCGACACCCACGGATGACCAAGATCACGAAGACTTTGCCGACCTAGAAGCCCCGGATGACGAGGAGGCTGAAGAAGAGTCCATGGGCGCGGCCGAACCGGCAGACGCCGACCTCGAAGTGGCTGAGGAAGTGGCTGAGGTCGATGAACTTGAGGACGGCTTCTGCTCGGATGATATCTATGCCCAGTACCTCATGGATCGCTACCGCTCAGATAACGACGGCAAGCCCACACTTACGGCCGCCCCTAAAAGTTCGTCGCCGCGCCGATCAGCGCGCAGTCGTCGCAGACGGCACGATGATCTGCGCTACTACCGCAACCACTCTCGCTTTGCGGCACTTGCCTATGCTCATTCGGTCATGGTGGGTCCTACCTCACCGTATATGGGTGCCATACCCATAGTCGTGAACGACAAGGTAGATTTTTGGATCCACTACTTCAAGACCTCTGGCCGCGGTATGTTTATGCGCTGGCTGGTCCGTGGGGAATCCATAAAGCCACTTGTGCAGCCGATTCTGCAAGATAGCGGCGTACCGATGGAATTCTTTTACCTGGCTATGATCGAGTCTGGACTTAGCAATAGCGCCAACAGTAGGGCGCGCGCTATGGGCACTTGGCAATTCATGCGTGGGACGGCCAAGCTCTACGGTCTCAAGATCAACCACTGGGTGGACGAGCGCCGTGACCCGTTGAAATCCACTGTCGCTGCAGCTCGCTACCTCAAAGAGCTCTATAGCGACCTTGGTGACTGGTATTTGGCTATGGCCGCTTATAACGCCGGCCCTGGACGTGTCCGGCGGGCCATGCGGCTGAGTGGTAGCAGCGACTTCTGGAAACTGTGTGAAACAAGAGACCTCGCCAAGGAAACTAAAGAGTATGTCCCCAAGGTATTGGCCGCGGTGCTCCTCGCAGCTGATCCGGAAGCGCACGGGTTTAATGTGCAGGCGACCGAAGCTCCCGAAGTCGCAGACGCTACCGTAATCATCAAGAAACCGGTACGGCTAGACGAGCTCGCAGGGCGACTCGGAGTGTCGCTCAAAACGTTACGCAGCTGGAACCCCGAGCTCCTACGCAACATGACTCCACCCGCCCACGGCGGTTATGTGTTACGGCTCAGCTCAAATTATCTGGACCGTTATCAGCAGCTCGCTCCCCGCCTGGCCGAGGCGAGCGTCCAAGGACTCGGTGTACACACGGTACGTAGCGGCGATACATTCAGTCAAATTGCTCACAAGTACGGCATCGAAGTCCGCCAACTCATGGAACTTAACCCCGAGGTCGCGGCCAACAGACTGAAGCCAGGTAGTAGTATTGTCGTGCCTGCAGCCGCTACAGCTTCGACCTCAATCCGTGCTAGTCGAAGTGGCGTCCTTTGA
- a CDS encoding alanine--glyoxylate aminotransferase family protein, with product MFQRDLFTLDRLFCPGPTPVPKSVAQAMSETSIYHRSDEFYKVFRRCTDRLAPIFGTTTLPLILTASGSGAMESVLVSLTDVGDEVVVINGGKFGERWEKLAKAFKCSTEVVAVPWGQAPTAQAILAAVSRQTNTKAIFLQANETSTGAYYKIDSLVKELRQSFKGLICVDAISSLIAHPMKMDEWAIDAVVSGSQKGFGLPPGLAFAALSERAWGQLSQRPRFYFDLEKERKGQAEGRSAWTPAASLVFALDAALQEIHEVGIDRVLAHHATLARAARAATTAMGLELFAVSAPSNTLTSITVPDGVDGQRLLKRLRQRFGMFFAGGQDELKGKIVRFSHLGFVSRFDLIDGVAALEFALREEGFHLDLGDGVKAAMQILASSH from the coding sequence ATGTTCCAACGCGACTTATTCACGCTTGACCGGCTCTTTTGCCCTGGTCCTACGCCAGTGCCAAAATCAGTCGCGCAAGCAATGTCTGAGACCTCCATCTACCATCGCAGCGATGAGTTCTATAAGGTGTTCCGGCGGTGCACTGATAGGCTAGCGCCCATATTTGGTACGACGACCTTGCCGCTGATTCTCACAGCGTCTGGCTCAGGAGCCATGGAGTCGGTGCTCGTCAGTTTGACCGATGTTGGTGACGAGGTGGTCGTCATTAACGGCGGTAAATTTGGCGAGCGGTGGGAAAAATTGGCCAAGGCCTTTAAGTGTTCCACCGAAGTGGTGGCAGTACCGTGGGGTCAGGCACCAACGGCGCAGGCTATACTGGCGGCGGTGTCACGGCAGACCAACACCAAGGCTATCTTCCTGCAGGCTAATGAGACCTCAACAGGCGCTTACTATAAAATTGACTCTTTAGTGAAGGAGCTACGTCAGTCGTTCAAGGGTCTGATTTGCGTCGATGCGATCTCATCGCTTATTGCGCACCCGATGAAGATGGACGAATGGGCTATCGACGCTGTTGTGTCGGGCAGCCAAAAAGGCTTTGGACTCCCTCCTGGATTGGCCTTCGCCGCTCTATCCGAACGCGCCTGGGGTCAACTTTCGCAGCGTCCGCGTTTTTATTTTGACTTAGAGAAGGAGCGCAAGGGCCAGGCCGAGGGGCGTTCAGCCTGGACACCGGCCGCAAGTCTGGTATTTGCTCTGGACGCGGCCCTCCAAGAGATCCACGAGGTTGGGATAGACCGCGTCCTTGCTCACCATGCCACGTTAGCTAGGGCAGCTCGCGCAGCCACTACGGCGATGGGACTCGAGTTGTTTGCGGTGAGCGCACCGTCCAACACTCTGACCTCCATCACGGTGCCGGACGGCGTCGATGGCCAGCGCTTACTCAAGCGTCTTCGGCAGCGCTTTGGCATGTTCTTCGCCGGGGGGCAGGACGAACTCAAGGGTAAGATTGTGCGCTTTTCGCACTTAGGCTTTGTCAGTCGCTTCGATTTAATCGATGGCGTCGCTGCTCTGGAATTTGCCCTGCGCGAGGAGGGTTTCCACCTCGATTTGGGCGACGGGGTTAAAGCTGCCATGCAGATTTTGGCCTCGAGCCACTGA
- a CDS encoding electron transfer flavoprotein subunit beta/FixA family protein: protein MKILVLLKQTPDTESKIQISADGSKIETAALKYIINPYDEFAIEEALKIKEKAGSGEVVIASFAGDSAKELIVKGLAMGGDRGLLVSADGLDGLDSLSVAKILAAAVKAENPDLVLVGKQAIDDDNMHVGVMLAELLKWPHVNVVTKLTLNGKTAVAEREVEGGQVEVYELELPAVIGAQKALNTPRYASLPGIMKAKKKPLDTKKPSDYGVDAAALKAAPKAVVRGFTPPPEKPAGKVFKGEDVAVMVDKVVKLLREEAKVI, encoded by the coding sequence TTGAAGATCCTCGTATTACTGAAGCAGACTCCAGACACCGAGTCCAAGATCCAGATCAGCGCCGATGGCAGCAAGATTGAGACAGCTGCCCTCAAGTACATCATCAATCCTTACGATGAGTTTGCGATTGAAGAGGCGCTCAAAATTAAAGAGAAGGCGGGCAGCGGCGAAGTCGTGATCGCTAGCTTTGCCGGTGATTCAGCTAAGGAGCTGATCGTCAAGGGGTTGGCCATGGGTGGTGACCGCGGCCTTTTGGTCAGCGCCGACGGCCTAGACGGCTTAGATTCCTTGAGCGTGGCCAAGATCCTGGCGGCCGCTGTCAAAGCGGAAAATCCAGATTTAGTCCTGGTCGGCAAACAGGCTATCGACGACGACAACATGCATGTCGGCGTGATGTTGGCAGAGTTGCTTAAATGGCCTCATGTCAATGTGGTGACCAAACTCACACTAAACGGCAAGACAGCGGTGGCTGAACGCGAGGTGGAAGGCGGTCAGGTTGAGGTATACGAATTAGAGTTACCGGCAGTGATCGGCGCGCAGAAAGCGCTCAATACGCCTCGCTACGCTTCTCTTCCAGGGATCATGAAAGCGAAAAAGAAGCCCCTCGACACTAAGAAACCGAGCGACTACGGCGTTGATGCTGCCGCGCTGAAGGCCGCTCCCAAAGCTGTCGTCCGTGGTTTCACGCCGCCACCCGAGAAGCCGGCGGGCAAGGTCTTCAAAGGCGAAGACGTTGCCGTCATGGTGGACAAGGTTGTGAAGCTGCTGCGTGAAGAAGCCAAAGTGATCTAA
- a CDS encoding electron transfer flavoprotein subunit alpha/FixB family protein, with protein sequence MKVLVFVEQRGGKSKSSALEALSVGARLAGSTADLAAVVVGKGVEGIAGSLKGYGADTVYVVDQAAFDLYNPVAYAAAVEAAIKAHGAKVVVGLAAPMTRDLFPRLAARFDGGILTDVTAVELAGSNLQGVKPMYAGKVLAKVETQNAPVQFVSVRPNTFKAENKGTGNAALSKLDVAAPADSRIKTLEVRKGASERPDLTEAPLIVSGGRAMGSSDNFKILNELADVIHATVGASRAAVDSGYASHDMQVGQTGKTVNPNVYIACGISGSIQHMAGMRTSKVIVAVNTDPEAPIFKVANYGIVADLFQAVPVFTQKFKALLEK encoded by the coding sequence ATGAAAGTTTTAGTATTCGTAGAACAACGTGGCGGTAAGAGTAAATCTTCGGCGTTGGAAGCTCTCAGTGTCGGTGCCCGTCTGGCTGGCAGCACTGCAGATCTAGCCGCTGTGGTCGTTGGTAAGGGAGTTGAAGGCATCGCCGGTTCGCTCAAGGGCTACGGTGCAGACACGGTCTACGTCGTAGATCAGGCGGCTTTTGATCTCTACAATCCTGTCGCTTACGCGGCAGCAGTTGAGGCTGCCATCAAGGCTCACGGTGCCAAGGTCGTCGTCGGACTGGCTGCACCAATGACACGGGATTTATTCCCAAGGTTGGCAGCGCGCTTCGACGGCGGCATTCTGACGGATGTCACCGCAGTTGAGTTAGCTGGGAGCAATCTACAGGGTGTCAAACCGATGTACGCCGGTAAAGTGCTGGCTAAAGTCGAGACCCAAAACGCGCCTGTCCAATTCGTATCGGTACGTCCCAACACCTTCAAAGCCGAAAATAAAGGCACCGGTAACGCGGCGCTATCCAAACTCGACGTTGCAGCTCCCGCTGATAGCCGCATCAAAACGTTGGAAGTCCGCAAGGGTGCTAGCGAGCGACCCGACTTGACCGAGGCACCACTGATCGTATCGGGTGGTCGCGCTATGGGCAGCTCCGACAACTTCAAGATTTTGAACGAACTTGCTGACGTCATCCATGCAACCGTCGGTGCTTCACGAGCGGCAGTGGACTCTGGTTATGCAAGCCACGATATGCAGGTCGGTCAGACCGGTAAGACGGTTAACCCGAATGTTTACATCGCGTGCGGCATCAGCGGGTCCATTCAGCACATGGCTGGCATGCGCACCTCTAAAGTCATCGTCGCAGTCAATACCGATCCTGAAGCGCCAATCTTTAAGGTTGCCAACTACGGGATCGTCGCCGACCTCTTCCAAGCGGTGCCAGTGTTTACCCAGAAGTTCAAGGCC